In Actinopolyspora saharensis, the genomic window GCTGGACACCATGGTGCTCTCCGGCGGCGTGGCGGCGAACTCGCGGATCTCCGCGCTGGCGAAGGAGCGCTGTTCGGAGGCCGGGATCACGCTGCGGGTGCCGCGCCCGCGGCTCTGCACGGACAACGGGGCGATGATCGCCGCGGTCGGAGCGCACGTGATGGCCACGGAGCTCGACCCCTCACCGCTCGGCATCTCGGCCGTGCCCGGCCTGCCGGTGGACACCGCGGTGGTGCGCTGACGGGGTCCCCCGGTCGGTTGACGCGGGTGCTCGCGTGGTGAAGACTCGCGGTTCGTGCGCGGACCCGATCTCGGGCGGCGATTTCGCGGCGGCGTCGGGGACTCGGGTGGTCCTTCGACGCCGCGCCGCGGAAGGACCACCCGGACAGCCGGACGAGCGCGCCCGACGAAGCACTGCTGGGCGTTTTCCCGGTCAGCGCGCAGCGGTTGCACGACCCCGCCACCTGTCCGCGATGCTAAACTTCGATCATGGTGCGGACGTCCTCGCCGACGTTTTCCCGCCGAGTTGATGCTGGGGCGGTGCTCTCGGCGCGGTGGCGTCGGGAAATCCCCCGAGCAACCCGTACCGCCGCGGGGTCGCGGTCGAGTGCCCGATGGGGACGTTCGAGGGTGTGCGGCCCCTTGCCGGGGATCGGCGCGACCGGGCGCCGTCCGAGGCCCCGCCGAGTGAGCACCCGTGACCAGCTGAGCAGAAGACCTCGGTCAGGAGGGACCCCATGAGTCAGCCCCGGCGGCGTTCCACTTTCGCGCGCAGGCTCGCCTTCGTCGGGGCGTGCGCGTGCATGCTCTTCATGATAGTGATAAACCGCGCGAGTGTCGCCGACAGCTTCACCGAGCGCTTCCCGTGGACCGGGCACTGGCTGACTTCCGTGGTGTTCGGCGTGGTCGCGTTCGCGCTCGGGGCCTTCTCCGCCACCCGCGAGGACAACGACGCCGGGTAGTCCGCTCCGGCCGAGCGCGCAGCGAGGTCGCTGCCCAGCTGCGGGGGCATCGGCGAGGTCGTCGCGGACGAGCAGGACCTTCGTCCGCGGGGCACCGGCGACCTCGACCCGCCGCGGGTGCTTCCCGGCTCGAGCGGAACCGGAAAGCACCCGCGACCAGCGCGGTCACTGCCGCCGGAGTCGTGTCACTTCCGCCGGTTCAGCCTCGGCTCCCCGTCGTTGACCACGAAGGTGGCCTCGGTCTTGGCGGGAGCCCCGCGCTCGGAGACGTAGTCCAGCGTCCGGTAGTCCACCCGCAGCTCCTCCGAGCTGAACCGGGTGCGGACGTAGCCGCGCAGGTCCTGGTTGAACTTCACGTGCGGGTTGTCGTCGACCACGCCCTGCTGGGGCTCGCCGCTGCCGTCCCCGCCCGAGGTGATCGAGGTGGTGACGAACTCCGTGCCCGCCGGGGGCGAGTCGGGGTGCTCGTGCGAGTCGCGGATCTCGGCGGCCCAGTGCTGATGCACGTCACCGGTGAACACCACTCCGTTGCGCACGTTGCTGTCCGCCATGGCGTGGGCGATCCGGTCCCGGTTGGCGACGTAGCCGTCCCAGGAATCCATGTTGTAGCCCTCGCCCGGGCCTGCGGTCAGGTCCAGCTTGGAGAAGAACACCTGCTGGCCGAGCACGTCCCACCGCGCGTCCGTCTTGCGGAAGCCGTCGAGGATCCAGTTCTCCTGGCGCTGCCCGGTGATGGTGCGGTCCGGGTCGAAGCGCTCCGGGCACTCCTTGTTGTAACCGTCCCCGCAGGGCTGGTCGTCGCGGTACTGCCTGGTGTCGAGCATGTGGAAGTTGGCCAGCCCGCCCCAGCGGATCCGCCGGTAGAGCTGCATGTCGATGCCGTCGGGCCGGGCACCGCTGCGCAGGGGCATGTTCTCGTAGTAGGCCTTGAACGCGGCGGCGCGGCGCTTCAGGAAGTTCTCCTGCGGCTCCTCCGGAACCTCGTCGGCCCAGTTGTTCTCGGTCTCGTGGTCGTCCCAGACCACCAGCCAGGGGGCCACCGAGTGGGCCAGCTGCAGGTCGGGGTCGGTCTTGTACTGCGCGTGCCGCTGCCGGTAGTTGGCCAGCGTCTTCGTCTCCGGGCCGGCCACCGTCCGCACGTCGTCGTCCGCGGCGGCGTACTCGTACTGGTAGTCGCCGAGGTGCATGATCAGGCCCGGCTCCTCCTCGGCCATCCTGCGGTAGGCGGTGAAGTAGCCCTGACCGAAGTGGGAGCAGGAGGCGAAGCACAGCGTCAGATCACCCAGGTGGCCCGGGGGCGGGGCCGTGCGGGTCCGCCCGGTGGGCGAGACCTCGTTGCCCACGCGGAAGCGGTAGAAGTACTCGGCACCGGGACGCAGTCCGTCGACCTCGACGTGGACGCTGTGCCCGTGCTCCGGGCTGGCCCAGGCACGTCCGCGCTGCACGGGGCGCGCGAACCTCTCGTCCTCGGCGATCTCCCAGAGCACCGGGTAGGTCCTGTTCGGCATGCCGCCCATGCCGTCGGGGGCCGTCGGGTCCTGGGCGAGACGGGTCCACAGCACGATGCCGGTCGGGAGTGGGTCGCCCGAGGCGACCCCGAGGGCGAACGGTTCCTTCAGTCTGCCCACGCCCGCTCCGGGGCGGCCGTGACTTCCGGCGTGCGCGATTCCCGCCGTCGTGCCCGCGAGCGCGGCACCGCCGACCGCGGCGGCCCCGCCCAGCAGCACCGAGCGACGACCGAGTGGACTGTGCGAACCGGACGTGGTGGATTCGGACATCCCGCTCCTCCAGATAGCAGTTCGAGAACCAACCGGCGGACACCCTCTCGTGCGCCGAGGGGGTGGGCCACCGCGATCCGGTGGTCATCGGGTTAACTCTCGGAGACGGGAAAGTCACCACCTGTTTGGGTGAGGATGAGCAGTGTGGCCACCCGATGGTGTGAGGCAGTGACGGTTTCGCGCGAAACGTCCTCTCCGGAGTGGTTGCGGGGGTGACGGTTTCGCGCGAAACGTTCCGAGTTCCGGGATACCTCGCGGAGCGGCACCGCCGAAGCCTCCCCGAAGCCCCGAAGCGCACCGCCCCGCGAACCGAGCCGAGGAATTCCGGTGCGGCGGCTCAGATTCGTTGATTGGTGGGCCTCCGGGGTGGACCGAACGGACCGGGCGGGCGGGACGGACGGGGACGACGCTTCCAGGGCTGGTTCGTCGGCCTGGTCGGTGCGGGCATACCCGGTAACCTAGGGCACACAGTTGATCACGGTGCACGCACCCAGGGTGGCGATGAGATCTCTCGCATACCGATCACCCGGTTCCGTGTTGTAGGCCGGGAACACCGTCGGCCACGGCGAAGGAGGCCTTCGTGTCGACCGGCGCGCCCGCGCGGGAGACGTACGGCAGCACGCGGAAGTCCGCGCGGAGCTCCTCCGGGGTGATCCTGGTGCGCAGGTAGCCGCGCATTCCACTGTGGAAGCGGATGTGCGGGTTGTCCGGATCTCCGGTGAACTCGTCCTCCTCCGCGTCCCCGCCGGAGGTGACCGATGTGGTGACGAGCTCCGAGCCGACCACCTCCGAGGCCGGGTCGGTGTAGTCGGTCCTGAGGTCGGCCGCGTAGTGCTCGTGGATGTCGCCGGTGAGCACCACGGGGTTGCGCACTCCGGCCTCGATCCATCCCCGGGTTATCCGCCCGCGGGACGCCGTGTAGCCGTCCCAGGTGTCCATGCTGGTCGAGGTAAGCGGACCGTCCAGAGTGTCGTTCCGGGCGAACATCACCTGCTGGGCCAGCAGGTCCCAGCGCGCCCCGGAGCGGCGCAGCCCGTCCAGCAGCCAGTTCTCCTGCCGGTCACCGGTGATGGAGCGCTCCGGGGCGGACTCCGCGCCGCAGGGCCCGACCAGACCGCCGCAGGCCTGGTCGTCGCGGTACTGCCTGGTGTCGAGCACGTGGAAGTTGGCCAGCCCGCCCCACTCGATCCGGCGGTACAGCCGCATGTCCGTGCCCTGAGGTTTGGCTGCGGAGCGCAGCGGCATGTTCTCGTAGTAGGCCCGGAACGAGGCGGCGCGCCGCTCGTCGAACCCGAGTTGGGGGAGCTCGGGGTGCTGTCCGGCCCAGTTGTTGTCGAGCTCGTGGTCGTCCCAGACCACCACCCAGGGGGCGACCGCGTGCGCGAGCTGCAGGTCCGGGTCCGTCCTGTACTGCGCGTACCGCCTGCGGTAGTCGGCCAGGGTCCGCGCCTCGGAGCCGGCGACGTCGCGCGCGATCCCGGACAGCACCGGGTACTGCAGGTGGCCGAGTTCGTAGATGTAGTCGCCGAGGTGCAGCACGAGGTCGGGTTCCTCCTCGGCGATCCTGCGGTAGGCGGTGAAGAAGCCGTGCTCCCACGCGGCGCAGGAGGCCGTGCACACCGTCAGGGAGGAGCTCGGGGCGCCGGGGGCCGGGGCGGTCCGGGTTCGCCCGGTCCGCGTCGTGTGCCGTCCGACGCGGAAGCGGTAGTAGTACTCCCGGTCCGGCTTGAGTCCGGTCGGTTCGACGTGGACGGAGTGGGCGCGGGCGGGCAGCGCCTGTTCGGTTCCGCTGCGCACCACCCGCCGGAACCCCTCGTCCTCGGCGATCTGCCAGTCCACGTCGATGACCCGGTCGGGCATTCCGCCGCGTCCGTCCTCGGCCAGCGGCTCGTGGGCCAGGCGGGTCCACAGCACGAATCCGTCGGGGGAGGGGTCTCCGGAGGCGATGCCCAGGTTGAAGGGGTTCCCGCGGTCGCGGGTGCCGTCGTGCCCCGCTCCCGGGGCGAGGGCGGCGGCCCTGCCCGTTCCCGAGCCCAGGGCTGCGGCTCCGAGCGCGGTGCTCAGCAGCGTTCTGCGGTCGGGGAGGTGGGACTGCTCCCGGTGGTGTGGCGGCCCGCTCATGCGTCCTCCTCGGAGAGTGCGCGGTTCGGTTCGCGCGGGTGGTCGCGCGGTGGAAGGGTGGAAGGCCGTGGAGCCGACTTCCCGGGGACGACTCGACCGAGCGAGCAGTGATCGCCCGGTCCGCGCGGCCTCCCGGCTCGAGCGTCGGGGATCACGATCCCGAACAAAAGTGAGCTCTGTTCATGCATTGCGTGAGCACGGGGTGAACGTTCCGGGGATGGCCGCGTGTCCAGGCGGGTTGAACACCGCCGGGCGAATTTTCGCGCTTTCGGGAGGGTCGTGTTGAACGTTGGCACTCTCATCGGTAGAGTGCTAGATGAACGGCGCCGGAGCGCCCCGGCACCCGCGACGGCGGGGAGTCACGGAGCCGTCAGACATCCAGCCAACGCTTCGAAGGCCCCAGAAGGTGGAGGTCAAGACCGTGGCGAGCATCAAGCCGCTTGAGGACAAGATCGTTGTCCAGGCAAGTGAGGCCGAGACGACGACGGCGTCCGGCATCGTGATCCCGGACACGGCCAAGGAAAAGCCGCAGGAGGGCAAGGTCCTGGCTGTCGGTCCTGGTCGTGTGGACGACAAAGGCAACCGCATCCCGCTCGACGTCAACGAGGGTGACGTCGTGATCTACTCCAAGTACGGCGGGACCGAGGTCAAGTACAACGGCGAGGAGTACCTGGTGCTCTCCGCCCGCGACGTGCTGGCCGTCGTCAACTGACGACCGGCTCGTCCGACTGACGAGGGTTTCTCGTCCAATCGACGGGGGACGTGAACGTCCTCGTGGGCAAGTGCCGCCCCGGCGGTCCCGAGGTGCGGACCTCCGGGGCGGCTTACCTGCGAGTCACTGCTCGCCGGACGTAGGCAGGCGGTCGGGGAACGACCGCGCGCTCGCGTTCGACTGCGCGCCCGTTCGGCGAACAGACATCCTGGCATTCACGCTGAAGGGCTGTTGAAACATGGCTAAGCAAATCAGCTTCGAGGAGGAGGCGCGCCGCGCGCTCGAGCGCGGTGTCAACCAGCTCGCCGACTCCGTGAAGGTTACTCTGGGGCCGCGTGGTCGTCACGTCGTACTGGACAAGCAGTTCGGCGGGCCGCAGATCACCAACGACGGTGTGACCATCGCTCGTGAGGTCGAGCTCGACGACCCGTACGAGAACCTGGGTGCTCAGCTCGCCAAGAACGTCGCGACCAAGACGAACGACGTCGCCGGCGACGGCACCACCACCGCGACCGTGCTGGCGCAGGCGCTGGTCAGCGGCGGTCTGCGCAACCTGGCCGCGGGCGCGAACCCCGCCTCGCTGGGCAACGGCATCCAGCAGGCCTCCGACGCGGTGATCGAGTCCCTCAAGGAGCAGTCCACTCCGGTCAAGGGCAGGGACAACATCGCCCAGATCGCCACGGTCTCGTCCAGGGACGAGAACATCGGTTCCCTGGTCGGCGAGGCCATGGAGCGGGTCGGCGACGACGGTGTCATCACCGTCGAGGAGGCCTCGACGCTGGCCACCGAGCTGGAGGTCACCGAGGGCGTCCAGTTCGACAAGGGCTACGTCTCCCCCTACTTCGTCACCGACTCCGAGCGGCAGGAAGCCGTGCTGGAGAACGCCCAGGTGCTGCTGCACCAGGACAAGATCTCCAACATGCAGGAGCTGCTCCCGCTGCTGGAGCGCGTGGCCAACGACGGCAAGCCGCTGCTGATCATCGCCGAGGACGTTGAGGGCGAGGCGCTGTCCACGCTGGTGGTCAACGCCGTGCGCAAGACCTTCAAGGTCGTGGCCGTCAAGGCCCCGTACTTCGGTGACCGCCGCAAGGCCTTCCTGCAGGACCTGTCCGCCGTTACCGGTGCCCAGCTCATCTCCCCCGACGTCGGGCTCAAGCTCTCCGAGGTCGGTCCCGAGGTGCTGGGTTCGGTCCGCCGCGTGACCGTCACCAAGGACAGCACCACGATCGTCGACGGTGGCGGCGACAAGGACGACGTCCAGGGTCGCGTCAAGCAGATCCGCAACGAGATCGAGATGAGCGACTCCGACTGGGACCGCGAGAAGCTGCAGGAGCGGCTGGCCAAGCTCGCGGGCGGCGTCGCGGTCCTCAAGGTCGGTGCGGCCACCGAGACCGAGATGAAGGAACGCAAGTCCCGCATCGAGGACGCCGTCTCCGCGGCCAAGGCCGCCGCGGAGGAGGGCAGCATCCCCGGTGGCGGTTCCAGCCTGGTGCACGCCTCCAAGGCGCTGGACAACAACCTCGGGCTCTCGGGCGACGAGGCCACCGGTGTCCAGCTGGTGCGCAGTGCGCTGGAGTCCCCGCTGTTCTGGATCGCCAACAACGCGGGCGAGGAAGGCGCCGTCGTGGTCTCCAAGGTCCGCGACATGCAGTGGGGCCAGGGCTTCAACGCCGCCGACCTCACGTTCGGCGACCTGAACGGCCCCGGCGTGGTGGACCCGCTGAAGGTCACCCGTTCGGCGGTTTCCAACGCCGCGTCCATCGCGCGCATGGTGCTGACCACGGAGAGCGCCGTGGTCGACAAGCCGGAAGAGGAGGAGAACTCCTCCGGCGGCCACAGCCACTGACTTGCTCGGCGGGCTGTGAGAGCCACACATGAGAATCGGGGCGGCACCTCGTGGGTGCCGCCCCGATTTCGTGTCGCGGTTCGGGTGGTCTCCGACGCGCTCCCCCCGTTGACTCCGACACGTCGGAAACCCTTCGCGCCGCGACACGGCTCGCGGTGCCACCGGTTCGAACCGGACGTTTCCCGGTGGCCCGGGGCACTCGCAGCAGCGGCTCGCCCCGCCCGGGCGACCGC contains:
- a CDS encoding alkaline phosphatase D family protein: MSESTTSGSHSPLGRRSVLLGGAAAVGGAALAGTTAGIAHAGSHGRPGAGVGRLKEPFALGVASGDPLPTGIVLWTRLAQDPTAPDGMGGMPNRTYPVLWEIAEDERFARPVQRGRAWASPEHGHSVHVEVDGLRPGAEYFYRFRVGNEVSPTGRTRTAPPPGHLGDLTLCFASCSHFGQGYFTAYRRMAEEEPGLIMHLGDYQYEYAAADDDVRTVAGPETKTLANYRQRHAQYKTDPDLQLAHSVAPWLVVWDDHETENNWADEVPEEPQENFLKRRAAAFKAYYENMPLRSGARPDGIDMQLYRRIRWGGLANFHMLDTRQYRDDQPCGDGYNKECPERFDPDRTITGQRQENWILDGFRKTDARWDVLGQQVFFSKLDLTAGPGEGYNMDSWDGYVANRDRIAHAMADSNVRNGVVFTGDVHQHWAAEIRDSHEHPDSPPAGTEFVTTSITSGGDGSGEPQQGVVDDNPHVKFNQDLRGYVRTRFSSEELRVDYRTLDYVSERGAPAKTEATFVVNDGEPRLNRRK
- a CDS encoding alkaline phosphatase D family protein, with product MSGPPHHREQSHLPDRRTLLSTALGAAALGSGTGRAAALAPGAGHDGTRDRGNPFNLGIASGDPSPDGFVLWTRLAHEPLAEDGRGGMPDRVIDVDWQIAEDEGFRRVVRSGTEQALPARAHSVHVEPTGLKPDREYYYRFRVGRHTTRTGRTRTAPAPGAPSSSLTVCTASCAAWEHGFFTAYRRIAEEEPDLVLHLGDYIYELGHLQYPVLSGIARDVAGSEARTLADYRRRYAQYRTDPDLQLAHAVAPWVVVWDDHELDNNWAGQHPELPQLGFDERRAASFRAYYENMPLRSAAKPQGTDMRLYRRIEWGGLANFHVLDTRQYRDDQACGGLVGPCGAESAPERSITGDRQENWLLDGLRRSGARWDLLAQQVMFARNDTLDGPLTSTSMDTWDGYTASRGRITRGWIEAGVRNPVVLTGDIHEHYAADLRTDYTDPASEVVGSELVTTSVTSGGDAEEDEFTGDPDNPHIRFHSGMRGYLRTRITPEELRADFRVLPYVSRAGAPVDTKASFAVADGVPGLQHGTG
- the groES gene encoding co-chaperone GroES yields the protein MASIKPLEDKIVVQASEAETTTASGIVIPDTAKEKPQEGKVLAVGPGRVDDKGNRIPLDVNEGDVVIYSKYGGTEVKYNGEEYLVLSARDVLAVVN
- the groL gene encoding chaperonin GroEL (60 kDa chaperone family; promotes refolding of misfolded polypeptides especially under stressful conditions; forms two stacked rings of heptamers to form a barrel-shaped 14mer; ends can be capped by GroES; misfolded proteins enter the barrel where they are refolded when GroES binds), whose amino-acid sequence is MAKQISFEEEARRALERGVNQLADSVKVTLGPRGRHVVLDKQFGGPQITNDGVTIAREVELDDPYENLGAQLAKNVATKTNDVAGDGTTTATVLAQALVSGGLRNLAAGANPASLGNGIQQASDAVIESLKEQSTPVKGRDNIAQIATVSSRDENIGSLVGEAMERVGDDGVITVEEASTLATELEVTEGVQFDKGYVSPYFVTDSERQEAVLENAQVLLHQDKISNMQELLPLLERVANDGKPLLIIAEDVEGEALSTLVVNAVRKTFKVVAVKAPYFGDRRKAFLQDLSAVTGAQLISPDVGLKLSEVGPEVLGSVRRVTVTKDSTTIVDGGGDKDDVQGRVKQIRNEIEMSDSDWDREKLQERLAKLAGGVAVLKVGAATETEMKERKSRIEDAVSAAKAAAEEGSIPGGGSSLVHASKALDNNLGLSGDEATGVQLVRSALESPLFWIANNAGEEGAVVVSKVRDMQWGQGFNAADLTFGDLNGPGVVDPLKVTRSAVSNAASIARMVLTTESAVVDKPEEEENSSGGHSH